The genomic interval TAATGAATATCCTTCTACGATGCAAAGACTCTACCAATGGACGCCCGATGAGTGCATTCCTGAGTTTTACTGTGATCCCCAAATATTCTGTTCCCTACATGCTGGGATGACAGATTTGGCTGTCCCCTCTTGGGCAGATAGCGCAGAAGAGTTTATTAAATTGCATCGTGATGCTTTAGAAAGTGATCGGGTCTCACGCCAACTACATCAATGGATTGATATTATGTTTGGTTACAAAATGTCTGGCCAAGCAGCTGTTGCTGCAAAGAATGTAATGCTTCCTTCATCAGAGCCCATGCTGCCAAGATCAGTGGGGCGCCGTCAACTCTTTACACGACCACATCCTATGCGTCAGGTTTCTGTGAGGAAGTCAAATGAATCTATACATCAGTGTGGTGTAAATGAATCTAGGAGTGAGACTTCTTTACTCTCTGAAGTGGATTCTTTACAAGAATTGGAAGAAGCATCTACATTTGTAGAACATGCTACGAATTTGAGTGCTCTCTATGGGACCCATTCAAAATATTATGATAAGAATGTTTCTTCTGTTGAACATCCTCCAAATGATGATTTTAAGAAGCATACATACCAGCAATCAAATTCTGGGAAACACCGTGGATTCCCATTTtctattgatacaaattctctTCTTGAGTATCTTGAGGTAGGAGATGTATATTCTGTGAGCTATCAAGAGTTGCTGCTTTGGGGGCAGAAATCATTTTGTTCCACGAGTTCATCTGTAGAAATTGCGAAAGACATATTTTCTATTGGTTGTATATTAGCAGAACTTCACTTGGGAAAACCACTCTTTGATTCAGCTTCAATGGCCATGTACACTGAAAGTAGTGTCTTACCTAGATTAATGTTTGAACTTCCTCCTCACGTTAGAGTACTTGTTCAAGCGTGCATTGAGAAAGACTGGACAAGGTATTACTTATTTATCTTTCAAAATTTCGTTGCTATTAAATTATCTTACTGACTGTATATGTAATATACTTCCCTATTTTATTTAGAACATTTAACAATAACTTTATTAGTAAATATAAAGGTGGAGATATTCACTTTTTTGTTTCTTATCAGCTCAAGttattttctttcatatttCAATATTATGTAGGCGGCCGTCAGCCAAATGTCTTTTGGAATCACCATTTTTTTCTGCAACAATCAAGACCTCTTACTTATTTCTTGCTCCGCTCCAACTTCTAGCTAAACATGGATCTTGTCTACAGTATGCTGCAACTTTTGCTAAGCAAGGTGCCCTGAAGGCAATGGGACCACTAGCAGCTGAATTTGCTGCTCGTAATTGCCTATCACTTGTAGTGGCTCCTTTATCAGATGTAGAAGCGGAATGGGCTTATTCACTTCTAAAGGAATTAATAAAATGCTTGAAACCTATATCAGTGAAGAAAATAATTTTGCCTGCTATCCAGAAGATATTACAGGCTTGTAGTTGACTTTCTTGTAACATTTACTTTGGTGTGCTTTTTGCTTGCTGGCTTATTTTGCTTATATAGACATTCATTTCAGACTGCAGGTTATTCACACCTAAAGGTTTCACTTCTacagaactctttaatgcgtgAGATATGGAATCAGGTTGGCAGACAAACTTATCTAGATATGATACATCCTTTGGTTATATCAAATTTGCATGGAGCTGCTCATAAGAGTTCGGCAGCTGCTGCTGCTGTACTGCTAATTGGTTCTAGTGAAGAGCTTGGTGTACCTATTACTGTTCGTCAGGTTGTATTACTgcacattttaaatgttgacaAATTGCGATCTACACATCTGTTTGTATATTAAGTAGTTTTCTTACTGGGATACTAACCATTTAGTTCAACCCAGACGATCTTGCCTCTGATTCACTGCTTTGGGAAAGGACTCTGTAGTGATGGAATTGATGTGCTTGTTAGAATTGGTATTATTTGTTAGTTTTTTCATGCTCTAGTGCCTACCCGGAATTACCGTCTTCTGCTTTTAAATTGCTTTTATGCTTTCACATTACAGGGAGTCTCTTAGGGGAGACCTTCATCGTCAGACAGATGCTGCCACTGCTAAAACTTGTTGTTCATTCCTCCATTAGCATTTCGAATATGGAAAAACCAGAACCTGTGCAGAGCTGGAGCGCTTTGGCTCTTATTGATTGTTTGATGACAATCACTGGCCTGGTTGTATTCTTGCCAAAGGAGGTGGTTACAAAGGAGCTGATTGAAGTACGTGTCTTATTCTTTTCTAAATACAGTATGTCTATGTAAACTGATAAGGCAACATTTGCAAGAGTAATAGAGAATATCCCGTGAATATATGATATTGCAGGATCAAAGTTGCTTGCATATTTTGATTCTTATGCAGAATGGGTTGGAGATTGGAGTACTTCAGGTATGTCAAATTTTTGTACTGGTTTTTTGTGATGGGTTACACTTTTTCATCTCCATTTTCAGATTTGAACTGATTTGGATTTCCATATCTAGTCTTTCTTGAAATTACCTAACATGTGCATCTGAAATTGCACCCGTTCTCTAGTATACGCTCAGCAATCTAAGGATGTTTCTGCTGATTAGGTTGCCGCGACGACTCTGGTATCAATTTGTCAGCAAATTGGACCAGAATTGACAGCTTTGCATATCTTGCCACAGCTCAAAGAACTATTTGATGAGCTTGCTTTCTCACAGGAGACTATATCTTCTTTAGCCAGAAACTTTAAGCTTTCTAAACAGAAAATTGAGGGTGAGGCTCAGATTGACAGCCGGATGGACCTTGTGTGAGTGCTTGTAATCTTACCACCTTAACTGTCTAGGTTATCTTAAGGTTTcttgaatttctcataaattctTGTCttcctttaatgtattttaaattttctaggacattggcagGTTGCTTCTGTATCCTTCTTTAGCATCACTTTTAGGGATAGAGAAACTTCGTCAATGCTGTACAACTTGGTTGCTTCTAGAGCAGTATCTTCTGCGATACCACAGTTGGAAGGTACACTTTgttctctattattttttttttcccattTACTTGCACACACATGTGCATGAATAAAACACCTAAAGTTGATTCTGAGCCTGTCATGATTCAGTGGGAATATACAGGAGAATTGACAAGAAGTGGTTCTGAATCTATATCTAGGAGGCCTGTGTTCAGAAAGGGTTCAACTCCTGAATACCATCCTGCTAAACTGTTGCTTAATGGGGTTGGGTGGTCAATTCCACAGTCACAGGGGAGTAGAAGCACCAAAAGCTCAATGCCTCAAAGAAGGATTTCTGAAGTTATATCAAAGAATCCTGTTAATATGCATGAAGCATCTTCAAACTTTGATACATTTGAACCCTGGTTTTGGTTCCCTAAAGCAGCTGCTAGCTGGGATGGACCTGATTTCCTTGGTCGTGTTGGAGGTCTCAAAGATGATCATCCATGGAAGATCAGAGCATCAGTCATATACTCTACGCGAGCACATCAAGGGGCCATAAGATCTTTAGCTGTCTGTCGAGATGAGTCTATGGTGTTTACTGCTGGAATTGGTGCAGGGTTTAAAGGAACAGTTCAGAAATGGGAATTGACAAGAGTTAATTCATTGTCCAGTTATTACGGTCACGAGGAGGttgcttcttcttttttttattgaagTTACAATTAACTTTCTATAATGTATATCTGCAATAATCACAGTCAACAGACCTGGATTCTCCTCACTCAGGATTTATTTGTGGCACATTGAAGAAAACTTAAATGACTTTTTCATCTTTCAGGTTGTGAATGACATTTGTATCCTGTCATCTACGGGAAGAGTGGCATCTTGTGATGGAACTATACATGTTTGGAATAGCTGTACTGGaaaacttatatatttatttgcgGAATCTTCGGATTCTACGCACCATCCTAGTCATATATCCTCTTTCTCGAAGATCAACCCTGAGCAGGCCAATATGCTGAATTCCAGCACATTATCTGGTGGACTGCTGACTAATGCATTTGATGGTTCCCTGTATACTTGTATGCATCAAATAGAATTTGATGATAAGCTTATTGTTGGCACAGGAAATGGTTCTCTAAGGTAAATGAATATTCTAGATTGAGAAAAAGTTCTGCACCAatcaatatttaagtattaacTTTTGCCTTGCAGGTTCATAGATGTAGCCCGTGGTCTAAAGCTTCATCTTTGGAGGGGAGAATATTTGGAGTCTGGATTTTCTTCTCTTGTCTCTTCAATATGTTCATGTGGATCAGACAAAATGAGAATGGATGGAGCTTCTCCTTCACCATCCTGGATTGCTACAGGACTAAGTTCAGGTCATTGTAGGTTATTTGATGCAAGGAGTGGAAATGTTATTGCCTCTTGGAAAGCTCATGACGGATATGTGACAAAAGTATGTCTAACATAACCAAAGAGAAACTTATCTAAATGGATTTCCTGCTCCAAACTAAAATATTCAGCCCCTTTATATGTGCAGGTAGCTGCACCAGAGGACCATTTGCTCGTCACCAGCTCTCTTGATAGGACTTTAAAAATATGGGACTTGAGAAGGTAAATGCAAAAAA from Cannabis sativa cultivar Pink pepper isolate KNU-18-1 chromosome 4, ASM2916894v1, whole genome shotgun sequence carries:
- the LOC115712662 gene encoding protein GFS12 isoform X2, whose translation is MAAEWFMCSFGLFLEGKASGRDSLNLLALLGVPSFEYTDFPGSLRHPNIAPVVAMVKCHGYVNLIVPKTPFSLENILHYSPNALNSEWHINFLIYQLLSALAYVHGLGVTHGNMTPSSVMLTESCWAWLRVCDEPGWSGFKSSSKDDASTEKLGCCVEDCPSQSLYADLKLFPSVDWQRDFKLWWRGEMSNFEYLLVLNRLAGRRWGDYSFHTVMPWVIDFNTKPDENSDAGWRDLSKSKWRLAKGDEQLDFTYSTSEIPHHVSDECLSELAVCSYKARRLPLSVLRMAVRSVYEPNEYPSTMQRLYQWTPDECIPEFYCDPQIFCSLHAGMTDLAVPSWADSAEEFIKLHRDALESDRVSRQLHQWIDIMFGYKMSGQAAVAAKNVMLPSSEPMLPRSVGRRQLFTRPHPMRQVSVRKSNESIHQCGVNESRSETSLLSEVDSLQELEEASTFVEHATNLSALYGTHSKYYDKNVSSVEHPPNDDFKKHTYQQSNSGKHRGFPFSIDTNSLLEYLEVGDVYSVSYQELLLWGQKSFCSTSSSVEIAKDIFSIGCILAELHLGKPLFDSASMAMYTESSVLPRLMFELPPHVRVLVQACIEKDWTRRPSAKCLLESPFFSATIKTSYLFLAPLQLLAKHGSCLQYAATFAKQGALKAMGPLAAEFAARNCLSLVVAPLSDVEAEWAYSLLKELIKCLKPISVKKIILPAIQKILQTAGYSHLKVSLLQNSLMREIWNQVGRQTYLDMIHPLVISNLHGAAHKSSAAAAAVLLIGSSEELGVPITVRQTILPLIHCFGKGLCSDGIDVLVRIGSLLGETFIVRQMLPLLKLVVHSSISISNMEKPEPVQSWSALALIDCLMTITGLVVFLPKEVVTKELIEDQSCLHILILMQNGLEIGVLQVAATTLVSICQQIGPELTALHILPQLKELFDELAFSQETISSLARNFKLSKQKIEGEAQIDSRMDLVLLLYPSLASLLGIEKLRQCCTTWLLLEQYLLRYHSWKWEYTGELTRSGSESISRRPVFRKGSTPEYHPAKLLLNGVGWSIPQSQGSRSTKSSMPQRRISEVISKNPVNMHEASSNFDTFEPWFWFPKAAASWDGPDFLGRVGGLKDDHPWKIRASVIYSTRAHQGAIRSLAVCRDESMVFTAGIGAGFKGTVQKWELTRVNSLSSYYGHEEVVNDICILSSTGRVASCDGTIHVWNSCTGKLIYLFAESSDSTHHPSHISSFSKINPEQANMLNSSTLSGGLLTNAFDGSLYTCMHQIEFDDKLIVGTGNGSLRFIDVARGLKLHLWRGEYLESGFSSLVSSICSCGSDKMRMDGASPSPSWIATGLSSGHCRLFDARSGNVIASWKAHDGYVTKVAAPEDHLLVTSSLDRTLKIWDLRRNYGSQPTIFRGHTDGISSFSVWGQDIISISRNKIGLSSLSKSADEDGRYRIIPQNLYMAEQGTKNISMLSSISILPFSRLFVVGAEDGYLRICC
- the LOC115712662 gene encoding protein GFS12 isoform X1 codes for the protein MVMVDPKLTKITRKMAEGEPLCLDCLRRQIHLDSSDRLVFCYALSDSAFPVASTAVVQASDDSISPPMNRFLLTYLNTHCFVDYVAGYIQNQQEDFDKESEAEVANEITWLRSGSCAHSGKFSCARIITALAPLAHVTSYTSGSIFDDLLSKNSYLYLEDHILSSLSLFLEGKASGRDSLNLLALLGVPSFEYTDFPGSLRHPNIAPVVAMVKCHGYVNLIVPKTPFSLENILHYSPNALNSEWHINFLIYQLLSALAYVHGLGVTHGNMTPSSVMLTESCWAWLRVCDEPGWSGFKSSSKDDASTEKLGCCVEDCPSQSLYADLKLFPSVDWQRDFKLWWRGEMSNFEYLLVLNRLAGRRWGDYSFHTVMPWVIDFNTKPDENSDAGWRDLSKSKWRLAKGDEQLDFTYSTSEIPHHVSDECLSELAVCSYKARRLPLSVLRMAVRSVYEPNEYPSTMQRLYQWTPDECIPEFYCDPQIFCSLHAGMTDLAVPSWADSAEEFIKLHRDALESDRVSRQLHQWIDIMFGYKMSGQAAVAAKNVMLPSSEPMLPRSVGRRQLFTRPHPMRQVSVRKSNESIHQCGVNESRSETSLLSEVDSLQELEEASTFVEHATNLSALYGTHSKYYDKNVSSVEHPPNDDFKKHTYQQSNSGKHRGFPFSIDTNSLLEYLEVGDVYSVSYQELLLWGQKSFCSTSSSVEIAKDIFSIGCILAELHLGKPLFDSASMAMYTESSVLPRLMFELPPHVRVLVQACIEKDWTRRPSAKCLLESPFFSATIKTSYLFLAPLQLLAKHGSCLQYAATFAKQGALKAMGPLAAEFAARNCLSLVVAPLSDVEAEWAYSLLKELIKCLKPISVKKIILPAIQKILQTAGYSHLKVSLLQNSLMREIWNQVGRQTYLDMIHPLVISNLHGAAHKSSAAAAAVLLIGSSEELGVPITVRQTILPLIHCFGKGLCSDGIDVLVRIGSLLGETFIVRQMLPLLKLVVHSSISISNMEKPEPVQSWSALALIDCLMTITGLVVFLPKEVVTKELIEDQSCLHILILMQNGLEIGVLQVAATTLVSICQQIGPELTALHILPQLKELFDELAFSQETISSLARNFKLSKQKIEGEAQIDSRMDLVLLLYPSLASLLGIEKLRQCCTTWLLLEQYLLRYHSWKWEYTGELTRSGSESISRRPVFRKGSTPEYHPAKLLLNGVGWSIPQSQGSRSTKSSMPQRRISEVISKNPVNMHEASSNFDTFEPWFWFPKAAASWDGPDFLGRVGGLKDDHPWKIRASVIYSTRAHQGAIRSLAVCRDESMVFTAGIGAGFKGTVQKWELTRVNSLSSYYGHEEVVNDICILSSTGRVASCDGTIHVWNSCTGKLIYLFAESSDSTHHPSHISSFSKINPEQANMLNSSTLSGGLLTNAFDGSLYTCMHQIEFDDKLIVGTGNGSLRFIDVARGLKLHLWRGEYLESGFSSLVSSICSCGSDKMRMDGASPSPSWIATGLSSGHCRLFDARSGNVIASWKAHDGYVTKVAAPEDHLLVTSSLDRTLKIWDLRRNYGSQPTIFRGHTDGISSFSVWGQDIISISRNKIGLSSLSKSADEDGRYRIIPQNLYMAEQGTKNISMLSSISILPFSRLFVVGAEDGYLRICC